Proteins from a single region of Undibacterium sp. KW1:
- a CDS encoding TonB-dependent siderophore receptor: MSSTALRAADVVKVEITKSADAIQTVEVGGPGATAQRKNDTAAKIVVNAAELMQYGDTQLSAVLKRQPGISVVGNELRMRGLGAGYTQILLNGDPVAPGFSIDSIDPALIERVEILRTTTAEFSAQAVAGSINIILKKTAGSAKKEFKAAIAHSEHNWYPTLSLEAADRHAGFSYSVTGTVSKTGDENSPQSPRA; the protein is encoded by the coding sequence ATGAGTAGCACCGCATTGCGGGCTGCTGATGTAGTTAAAGTCGAAATCACGAAGAGTGCAGATGCGATACAAACCGTTGAGGTGGGCGGGCCCGGAGCAACAGCGCAAAGAAAGAATGACACTGCCGCAAAAATCGTCGTCAACGCCGCTGAGCTGATGCAATATGGTGACACGCAATTGTCTGCTGTATTAAAACGCCAGCCCGGCATTTCTGTCGTGGGAAATGAATTGCGCATGCGTGGCCTGGGTGCAGGCTATACGCAGATATTATTGAATGGCGACCCGGTGGCACCGGGATTTTCCATAGACAGCATTGATCCTGCGTTGATAGAGCGTGTGGAAATCCTGCGCACCACGACGGCGGAATTCAGCGCCCAGGCGGTGGCAGGTAGCATCAACATCATCCTCAAAAAAACTGCGGGCAGTGCCAAAAAAGAGTTCAAGGCTGCAATCGCGCATAGTGAACATAACTGGTATCCCACATTGTCCCTGGAAGCGGCCGACAGACATGCAGGTTTTTCTTACTCTGTCACTGGCACTGTATCAAAAACCGGTGATGAAAATTCCCCGCAGTCACCGAGAGCATAG
- a CDS encoding TonB-dependent siderophore receptor: MSPDGKSRVLRLIQQKNLADFWRLALTPRLNWSMGNGDTLSWQSLIDFYRNVNWGRDHETAAPEDASQYPDNNYRASSHTGLLRSDLSWAHRIDADSKLNAKLGLNYNKRETDYNFYGYPLGQSQAFNRHVVSNAIDSSVSSSGKYLSRFRDGHSLALGWDVTQTQRSETRAQYDRQPHAAGIDTLFEDYQANVRRVAVFAQDEWDVTSHLQAYLGMRWEGLNTETAGRLMSSVQTRSSVWSPVMQLLWKLPELEKDQLRFALSRTYKAPTTRSLVPRRYTANNDNGPNNPDFQGNPQLLPELAWGADLAYESYFAKNSMFSLSAYVKRVQDVTVQNLYERNGVWITTPFNNGKARVMGLEFDAKFSLQDLLPASVPLEVRLNAARNWSRLDAIPGPDNRLTDQVPLTANLGMDYKRSEQQSFGFNFNLQTGGNVQVTPGLRNYTGVSRILDLYGLWKLEKKTQLRLSVSNLLHQDVLQSSQFSDQDGRQSRSSVTPGSATIRLQFEKSL, translated from the coding sequence GTGAGCCCTGACGGCAAATCCAGGGTACTGAGATTAATACAGCAAAAAAATCTGGCTGACTTTTGGCGCCTGGCGCTGACACCCCGTCTGAACTGGAGCATGGGCAATGGCGACACACTGAGCTGGCAGAGCCTGATTGATTTTTACCGCAACGTGAATTGGGGGCGTGACCATGAAACAGCGGCACCGGAAGATGCCAGTCAATATCCTGACAATAATTATCGCGCATCTTCACATACAGGTTTGTTACGCTCAGACCTGAGCTGGGCGCACAGGATAGATGCAGACAGCAAACTGAATGCGAAGCTGGGCCTGAACTACAACAAGCGCGAGACTGACTATAATTTCTATGGCTATCCTTTGGGGCAGAGCCAGGCTTTCAACCGCCATGTGGTGTCGAATGCCATAGATAGCAGTGTCAGCAGCAGTGGCAAGTACCTGAGCCGCTTTCGTGATGGCCATAGTCTTGCACTTGGTTGGGATGTCACACAAACGCAGCGCAGTGAAACCCGTGCCCAGTATGACCGGCAGCCACATGCAGCCGGGATAGATACGCTGTTTGAAGACTACCAGGCCAATGTCCGCCGCGTGGCCGTGTTTGCCCAGGATGAATGGGATGTGACTAGTCACCTGCAAGCTTATCTGGGCATGCGCTGGGAAGGTTTGAATACAGAAACCGCAGGCCGGTTGATGTCCAGCGTCCAGACCAGGTCCAGCGTATGGAGCCCGGTCATGCAATTATTATGGAAATTGCCTGAGCTGGAGAAGGACCAGTTGCGTTTTGCCCTGTCCCGTACCTACAAAGCACCCACCACGCGTAGCCTGGTACCCCGTCGCTATACGGCAAACAATGATAATGGCCCGAACAATCCTGACTTCCAGGGCAACCCGCAACTCTTGCCTGAGCTGGCCTGGGGTGCCGACCTGGCGTATGAATCTTATTTTGCTAAAAACAGCATGTTCAGCCTGTCCGCCTATGTCAAGCGGGTACAGGACGTGACGGTGCAAAACCTGTATGAAAGAAATGGTGTATGGATTACGACACCTTTTAATAACGGTAAGGCCAGGGTGATGGGGCTGGAATTTGATGCCAAATTTAGCCTGCAGGATTTGCTGCCAGCCTCAGTGCCGCTGGAAGTACGTCTGAATGCCGCACGGAACTGGTCCAGGCTGGATGCAATACCGGGGCCGGATAACCGACTGACCGACCAGGTACCATTGACTGCCAATCTGGGCATGGATTACAAGCGCAGTGAGCAACAGTCATTTGGATTTAATTTCAATCTGCAGACAGGCGGCAATGTGCAGGTCACGCCTGGTCTGCGCAACTATACGGGTGTCAGTCGCATTCTTGATTTGTATGGATTATGGAAGCTGGAAAAAAAGACGCAACTGCGCCTGTCTGTCAGTAATCTCTTGCATCAGGATGTGCTGCAGTCTTCGCAATTCAGTGATCAGGATGGGCGCCAATCACGTAGCTCGGTCACACCGGGTAGTGCCACGATACGTCTGCAGTTTGAAAAGAGTTTATAA
- the cysS gene encoding cysteine--tRNA ligase, giving the protein MNKDWVGLYCCGPTVYDYAHIGNLRTYLFEDLLRRALEWNGYTVRHVINITDVGHLVSDGDDGEDKMEKGSRKAGESAWQIADRFTTAFKDDLQKLHILEPAIWCKATDHIAEQIDFIAAIEKNGYTYRTSDGIYFDTSKQDDYGFLARIKRDAIKAGSRVELGEKLHATDFALWKFSPPDEHRQMEWDSPWGRGFPGWHIECSAMSAKYLTPWFDIHCGGEDHIAIHHSNEIAQNQACHGTRLANFWMHGYFLQIDSGKMSKSTGEFLRLQTLLDQNIDPLAYRYLCLTAHYRSQMQFSFEALLSAQTALQRLRETYHAWSAGGNVSAEYREKFTTFINEDLNVPRALALVWEMLKADLPDADKKATLTEFDKVFGLGLELWQPAVLTIPAEVQSLAEQRQAARKSKNWAEADRLRGELHALGYEVEDKTEGMQIKKL; this is encoded by the coding sequence TTGAACAAAGACTGGGTGGGCCTGTACTGCTGCGGACCTACCGTGTATGACTATGCCCATATCGGCAACCTGCGTACTTATCTGTTTGAAGACCTGTTACGCCGCGCCCTTGAATGGAATGGCTATACCGTACGCCATGTCATCAACATCACCGACGTTGGCCATCTGGTGTCCGATGGTGATGATGGTGAAGACAAGATGGAAAAAGGTAGCCGCAAAGCCGGTGAATCTGCCTGGCAGATTGCTGACCGTTTCACAACTGCCTTCAAGGATGATTTGCAAAAACTGCATATCCTGGAACCCGCCATCTGGTGCAAGGCTACCGATCACATCGCCGAGCAAATCGATTTCATCGCTGCCATAGAAAAAAATGGTTATACCTACCGCACCAGCGATGGCATTTATTTTGATACCAGCAAACAGGACGACTACGGTTTCCTGGCGCGTATCAAGCGTGATGCGATCAAGGCCGGCAGCCGTGTTGAGCTCGGTGAAAAACTGCATGCGACTGATTTCGCGCTGTGGAAATTCAGCCCACCAGATGAGCACCGTCAAATGGAATGGGATAGCCCATGGGGCCGTGGCTTCCCTGGCTGGCATATAGAATGCTCGGCCATGTCAGCCAAATACCTGACCCCCTGGTTTGATATCCATTGCGGTGGTGAAGACCATATCGCCATCCACCATAGCAATGAGATCGCGCAAAACCAGGCTTGCCATGGCACCCGCCTGGCCAACTTCTGGATGCATGGGTATTTCCTGCAAATCGATTCTGGAAAAATGTCCAAATCGACGGGTGAATTTCTGCGTCTGCAAACCCTGCTGGATCAGAATATTGACCCGCTAGCCTATCGCTACCTGTGCCTGACTGCGCATTACCGCAGCCAGATGCAGTTCAGCTTTGAAGCCCTGTTGTCCGCGCAAACCGCCTTGCAGCGCCTGCGCGAGACTTACCATGCATGGTCAGCAGGTGGCAATGTCAGTGCAGAATACCGCGAAAAATTCACAACCTTCATCAATGAAGACCTGAACGTACCGCGCGCCCTGGCACTGGTATGGGAAATGTTGAAAGCCGATTTGCCGGATGCCGACAAAAAAGCCACGCTGACTGAATTCGACAAGGTATTTGGCCTGGGATTGGAACTATGGCAACCTGCGGTGTTGACGATTCCGGCAGAAGTACAAAGTCTGGCTGAACAGCGTCAGGCGGCACGCAAATCCAAGAACTGGGCTGAGGCAGACCGTCTGCGTGGAGAGTTGCATGCATTGGGTTATGAAGTCGAAGACAAGACCGAAGGCATGCAGATCAAGAAGCTATAA
- a CDS encoding GGDEF domain-containing protein, translated as MQTNYKDVSEENYRSHYTKQDRAQVRRVVRIMLWAFLPLALVDVLFHEFDIPLAILLLMRLAGFSYSLWLIKQYGMEENVPRLDRYAMHWIVLVLSIQFISNICLPRDYLGHYMVDAWLVLMAFISLPLALNILRIPLFLFVAASCLLLLYKQSGTFSQAASVLLIMPAVAITGHAIAAYVHRYRRKLLSAEHELERQANTDPVTGVANWKEFMRISDTELQRHQRLGKQLSMLVLDLSDFKHINDTHGPQVGDVILVEVSRRVKRAMRAYDCVARFSGEEFFVLLPEASAEDAVKIADRARATVVAMPISVSGKEMKVTATVRTATLREGDTTLSLLRRAGEGTGTREQEVPQNVNLLPV; from the coding sequence ATGCAAACGAATTATAAAGACGTCAGCGAAGAAAATTACCGCTCTCACTACACCAAGCAGGACAGGGCGCAAGTCCGTCGTGTAGTCCGTATCATGCTCTGGGCATTTTTGCCGCTGGCACTGGTTGATGTACTCTTCCATGAGTTTGATATTCCCTTGGCTATCTTGCTGCTGATGCGGCTTGCCGGATTCTCTTATTCTCTGTGGCTGATCAAGCAATACGGCATGGAAGAGAATGTGCCCAGGCTGGACCGCTATGCGATGCACTGGATAGTTCTGGTGTTGTCGATACAATTCATCAGCAATATCTGTTTGCCACGTGATTATCTGGGCCATTACATGGTCGATGCCTGGCTTGTGCTGATGGCATTCATTTCCCTGCCTTTGGCTTTGAACATATTGCGCATACCGCTGTTCCTGTTTGTCGCAGCATCCTGTTTGCTGTTGTTGTATAAGCAATCAGGCACTTTTTCACAGGCAGCCAGTGTTTTGCTGATCATGCCTGCGGTAGCCATTACCGGCCACGCCATTGCTGCCTATGTGCACAGGTACAGGCGCAAGCTCTTGAGTGCCGAGCATGAGCTTGAAAGACAGGCAAATACTGACCCTGTTACTGGCGTCGCCAACTGGAAAGAATTCATGCGCATCTCAGACACTGAGCTGCAGCGTCACCAACGCCTGGGCAAGCAATTGTCCATGCTGGTACTTGATTTGAGTGACTTCAAGCATATCAACGATACGCATGGGCCACAGGTCGGCGATGTGATCCTGGTCGAAGTCAGTCGCCGTGTAAAACGGGCGATGCGTGCTTATGATTGTGTGGCCCGTTTCAGTGGCGAAGAGTTCTTTGTGCTCTTGCCTGAGGCCTCCGCCGAGGACGCTGTCAAAATTGCTGACCGTGCCCGTGCCACGGTCGTCGCCATGCCGATTTCTGTCTCTGGCAAGGAAATGAAAGTCACAGCCACTGTCCGTACTGCTACCTTGCGTGAAGGGGATACCACATTGAGCCTGCTGCGCCGTGCGGGTGAGGGCACTGGCACACGCGAGCAGGAAGTACCGCAAAATGTTAATCTCTTGCCTGTATAA
- the leuE gene encoding leucine efflux protein LeuE: MEFYGVTDLWTYVLGALGIVLLPGPNSLYVLAVATTRGVREGYKGAAGIFVGDSILLLLTALGAASILRTYPALFMVVKYAGAAYLAWVGVNLIWAAIQKWRNKTVTVAETQATAVNMQNPFKRALVISLLNPKAILFLLSFFVQFIDPNYPTPAIPFLILSSVVMVFSTTYLSVLIFLGSRLARNFSKRRRLSASLSSGVGSMFVWFGVKLANASLH; this comes from the coding sequence ATGGAGTTTTACGGCGTCACTGATTTATGGACCTATGTATTGGGCGCGCTGGGCATAGTCTTGCTGCCTGGTCCTAATTCTTTATACGTATTGGCAGTTGCCACTACGCGTGGTGTGCGTGAGGGCTATAAGGGGGCAGCAGGTATTTTTGTCGGTGACAGTATTTTGCTGTTGCTGACGGCTCTTGGCGCTGCCAGTATCTTGCGCACTTATCCAGCCTTGTTCATGGTCGTGAAGTACGCGGGTGCAGCTTATCTGGCCTGGGTAGGCGTCAATCTGATCTGGGCTGCCATACAGAAATGGCGTAACAAGACAGTGACGGTGGCAGAAACGCAGGCGACAGCTGTCAATATGCAAAACCCGTTCAAGCGTGCCCTGGTGATCAGTTTGCTGAATCCCAAAGCTATCCTGTTCTTGCTGTCTTTCTTCGTGCAATTCATAGACCCGAATTATCCGACACCGGCAATTCCTTTCCTGATACTCAGTAGTGTGGTGATGGTGTTCAGTACCACTTATCTGTCGGTATTGATTTTCCTGGGCTCGCGTCTGGCACGCAATTTCAGCAAGCGTCGCCGCCTGTCTGCCAGTTTGTCGAGTGGAGTGGGCAGCATGTTTGTCTGGTTTGGTGTCAAGCTGGCCAATGCCAGTCTGCACTGA
- a CDS encoding PLP-dependent aminotransferase family protein gives MLTPTFFISRDSGGSLVEQIVNAVANRIDDKLLRTGARMPSIRQFADEQEVSRFTVVEAYDRLVAKGYLESRRGAGFFVRERASMLNNVPHTAQIAPITQNLDVVWLVRNMFRQLPPQKMPGSGVLPHDWLDGELVANGLRSISRLNQNLLLHYGTQQGFLPLRQQLQLKLAELEIAASPEQLVMTSGVTQALDLVAREFTQPGDTIFVDDPAWFLMFGSFAILGTKVIGIPRLHDGPDVAKLAELAAVHKPKLYIINSVLHNPTSTSLSAAKAFQVLKAAEEHDFMIVEDDVYCDMHPGPAVQAATRIAALDQLNRVIYLGGFSKSLAANLRVGFIATSPELAIRLADRKMLSTLTTTEIGERVVYKILSEGHYRKHVDRIRVKLDGVRDDITKRLEQMGMKVDYRTPAGMFLWTETGCDTNKLTEKAMEQGYLLAPGSLFSPSQLPSTKMRINIAAMSDPGVWEFLKREIR, from the coding sequence ATGCTGACACCCACTTTTTTTATCTCGCGCGATTCTGGTGGCTCACTGGTAGAGCAAATCGTCAATGCCGTAGCCAATCGCATCGACGACAAATTGCTGCGCACAGGCGCGCGCATGCCATCGATACGCCAGTTTGCCGACGAACAGGAAGTATCGCGTTTTACCGTGGTTGAAGCCTATGACAGGCTAGTTGCCAAGGGTTATCTGGAGTCGCGCCGGGGGGCAGGATTTTTTGTGCGCGAACGTGCATCCATGCTGAACAATGTCCCCCATACTGCGCAAATCGCTCCCATCACACAAAACCTGGATGTGGTGTGGCTGGTACGCAATATGTTTCGCCAATTGCCACCACAAAAAATGCCTGGTTCAGGTGTCTTGCCGCATGACTGGCTGGATGGTGAACTGGTAGCGAATGGCTTGCGCTCCATCAGCAGGCTGAACCAGAACCTGTTACTGCATTACGGTACCCAGCAAGGTTTTTTGCCGCTACGCCAGCAATTGCAGTTGAAATTGGCGGAACTGGAAATTGCCGCCTCACCTGAACAACTTGTCATGACCAGCGGTGTGACGCAGGCACTGGATCTGGTGGCACGAGAATTCACCCAGCCCGGTGACACTATCTTTGTCGATGACCCGGCGTGGTTCTTGATGTTTGGTTCTTTCGCCATCCTGGGCACCAAGGTGATAGGCATACCACGCCTGCATGACGGCCCGGACGTGGCCAAACTGGCTGAACTGGCGGCAGTGCACAAACCAAAGCTGTATATCATCAACTCGGTCTTGCATAATCCGACCTCGACTTCGCTGTCGGCAGCCAAGGCATTCCAGGTCTTGAAAGCGGCAGAAGAACATGACTTCATGATCGTTGAAGATGATGTGTATTGCGACATGCACCCCGGCCCGGCTGTGCAGGCAGCCACCCGCATTGCTGCGCTGGACCAGTTGAACCGGGTGATTTATCTAGGTGGTTTTTCAAAATCGCTGGCAGCCAATTTGCGGGTAGGCTTTATCGCGACATCACCTGAACTGGCAATACGCCTGGCCGATCGTAAGATGCTGTCTACCCTGACGACCACGGAAATTGGCGAGCGCGTGGTGTATAAAATCCTGTCTGAGGGACATTACCGCAAGCATGTCGATCGCATAAGGGTAAAGCTTGACGGGGTGCGCGATGACATCACCAAACGTCTTGAGCAAATGGGCATGAAGGTCGACTACCGCACACCCGCCGGCATGTTCCTGTGGACAGAGACGGGCTGTGACACCAACAAGCTGACAGAGAAAGCCATGGAACAGGGTTACTTGCTGGCACCTGGCAGTTTATTCTCACCGAGCCAGCTCCCCTCCACCAAGATGCGCATCAACATAGCGGCGATGTCTGACCCTGGTGTCTGGGAATTTTTAAAACGTGAGATCAGGTAA
- a CDS encoding LysE family translocator: MAIDTLMAFALFALVSSITPGPNNLMLLASGVNFGFRATLPHMLGISIGFMILVLAVGVGLAGLFAVFPWSYVVLKWAGAAYLLYLAWKIANAGPIESKTQEGAHKAGPMSFLSAAAFQWINPKAWVMALGAFSTYIPATSGFWIVALAAGVFAVINLPSVGLWALFGAKVRHLLKVERNLRIFNYGMALLLVLSLYPMLVSSQ, from the coding sequence ATGGCAATTGATACCCTCATGGCATTTGCCCTGTTTGCGCTGGTGTCTTCGATCACACCCGGCCCGAATAACCTGATGTTGCTGGCTTCTGGCGTTAACTTTGGTTTTCGTGCCACCTTGCCGCATATGCTGGGCATCAGCATCGGCTTCATGATACTGGTACTGGCAGTCGGTGTGGGTCTGGCGGGCCTGTTTGCGGTTTTCCCCTGGTCATATGTCGTGTTGAAATGGGCAGGGGCTGCGTATCTGCTCTACCTGGCCTGGAAAATTGCCAATGCCGGGCCTATAGAAAGCAAGACGCAAGAAGGCGCGCACAAAGCTGGCCCCATGAGTTTCTTGAGTGCTGCTGCTTTTCAATGGATCAATCCCAAGGCCTGGGTCATGGCGCTCGGTGCCTTCAGTACCTATATCCCCGCAACCAGCGGTTTCTGGATCGTTGCCCTGGCAGCTGGTGTTTTTGCTGTCATCAATTTGCCCAGCGTAGGCTTGTGGGCATTGTTTGGTGCCAAAGTCAGGCATTTGCTGAAGGTGGAACGTAATCTGCGCATTTTTAATTATGGTATGGCCCTGCTGCTGGTATTGTCGCTTTACCCTATGCTGGTGAGTTCACAATGA
- a CDS encoding DMT family transporter, producing the protein MPVQENKGMALGLVGVMIFSLTLPFTRMAVAELNPVFVALGRAVVAACCSGVLLWMQGASLPQREQIKPLLITSLGVVVGFPLFSSVAMAYVPATHGAIVLGILPLATALFAALRFNEKPSPGFWVMAVLGSGLVIVFALMQGGGSFQFADLALFIAVIAAAMGYAEGGRLSQSMGGQQVISWALLLALPVLLPVAAWLGWHYGVQASGRAWAGFAYVSAFSMFIGFFFWYKALAIGGIARVGQVQLLQPFLSLLGAAVILGEVLTGREIFFALAVIIVVALGRRMNIQR; encoded by the coding sequence ATGCCGGTACAAGAAAACAAGGGTATGGCCCTTGGGCTGGTTGGTGTCATGATTTTCAGCCTGACACTGCCATTTACCCGCATGGCAGTGGCGGAACTCAATCCAGTTTTTGTTGCACTGGGAAGGGCTGTGGTGGCAGCGTGCTGCTCGGGCGTCCTGTTATGGATGCAGGGCGCCAGCCTGCCACAACGTGAGCAAATCAAACCCTTACTGATTACTTCTCTGGGTGTGGTGGTCGGTTTCCCTTTGTTCAGCTCTGTTGCCATGGCTTATGTGCCTGCTACTCATGGGGCTATCGTACTGGGTATCTTGCCGCTGGCAACTGCCTTGTTTGCAGCATTGCGCTTTAATGAAAAGCCGTCGCCTGGTTTTTGGGTGATGGCCGTACTCGGCAGTGGCCTGGTCATCGTCTTTGCCCTGATGCAGGGCGGTGGCTCATTCCAGTTTGCTGATCTGGCTTTATTCATCGCTGTGATCGCTGCTGCCATGGGTTATGCCGAAGGAGGGCGCTTGTCGCAAAGCATGGGCGGGCAACAGGTCATCTCCTGGGCTTTACTGCTGGCGCTACCGGTTTTATTGCCTGTGGCAGCCTGGCTGGGCTGGCATTATGGGGTACAGGCGTCTGGCCGTGCCTGGGCCGGGTTTGCCTATGTGTCAGCGTTTTCCATGTTCATAGGCTTCTTTTTTTGGTACAAAGCCCTGGCTATAGGTGGTATTGCACGCGTCGGCCAGGTGCAATTGCTGCAACCATTTTTGAGTTTGCTGGGGGCTGCTGTGATACTGGGTGAAGTGTTGACTGGCCGTGAAATCTTTTTTGCTCTGGCTGTGATCATTGTCGTTGCCCTGGGGCGGCGCATGAATATTCAACGGTGA
- a CDS encoding RidA family protein — protein sequence MSFYEKLQALNIELPAVATPAAAYVMYAQTGNTVFLSGHIAKKDGKPWVGQLGKNISTEEGKLAARAVAIDLIATLQAACGGDLNRVKRIVKLMSLVNSTPDFIEQHLVTNGASELIGEIFGEQGKHARSAFGVAQIPLGACVEIEMIVEIA from the coding sequence ATGTCATTTTACGAAAAGCTTCAAGCATTAAATATCGAATTGCCTGCCGTGGCGACACCTGCTGCTGCCTACGTCATGTATGCACAAACTGGTAATACCGTATTCCTGTCTGGTCATATTGCCAAAAAAGATGGCAAACCATGGGTAGGCCAACTGGGCAAGAATATCTCTACTGAAGAAGGCAAACTGGCCGCACGTGCAGTTGCGATTGATCTGATCGCCACTTTGCAGGCAGCCTGTGGCGGTGATTTGAACCGTGTCAAACGCATCGTCAAACTGATGAGCCTGGTGAACTCCACGCCTGATTTTATTGAGCAGCATCTGGTGACGAATGGTGCTTCTGAACTCATCGGTGAAATCTTTGGTGAGCAAGGCAAGCATGCACGTTCAGCCTTTGGCGTGGCCCAAATCCCTTTGGGTGCTTGCGTAGAAATTGAAATGATCGTCGAGATCGCCTGA
- a CDS encoding PLP-dependent aminotransferase family protein: protein MKLENPSPIEWKFSDRAEQLQSSAIREILKVTMRPEVISFAGGLPSPETFPVERMRAAFDKVLSQQGKSALQYGPTDGYAPLREFLAGSLSTNDSKILPDQIMMVSGSQQGLDLLGKVLVDEGSKVLVETPSYLGALQAFSVYRPEFESVDTDDHGLVPSSVAAKGAGARLMYALPNFQNPTGRTLSVERRYELVETCARMGIPLVEDNPYGDLCYSGEPLPKMLNMNPGGVIYMGSFSKVLTPGIRLGYVVGPTPLIRKLEQAKQAADLHTAQLTQMVVYEVIKDGFLSEHIPTIRTLYAKQCNAMLDAMSRHFPEGVQWTKPEGGMFIWVTLPEHMDSKQLLDEAIQQNVAFVPGGPFYANNPAKNTLRLSFVTVSPERINEGIEKLGKLIKARL, encoded by the coding sequence ATGAAACTTGAGAATCCCAGCCCCATAGAGTGGAAATTTTCTGACCGCGCCGAACAGTTGCAGAGTTCTGCGATCAGGGAAATTCTGAAAGTGACCATGCGTCCTGAAGTGATTTCTTTCGCTGGCGGTTTGCCATCTCCAGAAACTTTCCCGGTAGAGCGTATGCGCGCCGCCTTTGACAAGGTATTGTCGCAACAGGGCAAGTCAGCATTGCAATACGGTCCTACCGATGGTTATGCACCTTTGCGTGAATTTTTGGCCGGCTCTTTATCCACCAATGATTCAAAAATTCTGCCTGACCAGATCATGATGGTATCCGGCTCTCAGCAAGGCCTGGATTTGTTGGGCAAAGTCCTGGTGGATGAAGGCAGCAAGGTTTTGGTGGAAACACCAAGCTACCTCGGTGCCTTGCAGGCTTTTTCCGTGTATCGCCCTGAATTTGAATCGGTGGATACTGATGATCATGGCCTGGTGCCATCTTCAGTCGCCGCCAAAGGCGCAGGCGCACGCCTGATGTATGCCTTGCCTAACTTCCAGAACCCTACCGGACGCACCTTGTCGGTAGAGCGCCGTTATGAGCTGGTAGAGACCTGCGCCCGCATGGGTATCCCGCTGGTCGAAGATAATCCTTATGGCGACCTGTGCTATAGCGGTGAACCTTTGCCCAAGATGCTGAACATGAATCCCGGCGGCGTGATTTACATGGGTTCTTTCTCCAAGGTGCTGACACCTGGCATACGCCTCGGTTATGTGGTTGGCCCTACACCGCTGATACGCAAGCTTGAGCAAGCCAAGCAGGCAGCCGATTTGCATACTGCACAATTGACACAGATGGTGGTGTATGAAGTCATCAAGGATGGCTTCCTGAGTGAACACATCCCGACCATACGTACACTTTACGCAAAGCAATGTAACGCCATGCTGGATGCCATGAGCAGGCATTTCCCTGAAGGTGTGCAGTGGACCAAGCCTGAAGGCGGCATGTTCATCTGGGTGACCCTGCCTGAACACATGGACAGCAAGCAATTGCTGGACGAAGCAATCCAGCAAAATGTCGCCTTTGTACCAGGCGGCCCTTTCTATGCAAACAACCCTGCAAAAAATACCTTGCGTCTGTCCTTCGTGACTGTGTCGCCTGAGCGTATCAATGAGGGTATAGAAAAACTGGGCAAGCTGATCAAGGCAAGGCTCTGA
- a CDS encoding glycine zipper 2TM domain-containing protein — protein sequence MNKKLFLASLMLTAVTGAFAQNMTAKQQYAADSKRATQRYNDDKRLCADAGSSSARMQCLRDAKAEYNTALAVAKQNMSKPVAAPVNARNEPVCPDCGKVVAVAVVDKEGEGGALGVIAGGVAGALLGNQVGGGTGRDLATIAGAAGGALAGHKIEQKVKTTKVWNVTVAFDNGNKQTYSFDHDPGLLSGDAVRSSGNSVVRR from the coding sequence ATGAATAAAAAATTGTTTCTGGCCAGCCTGATGCTGACTGCCGTGACGGGTGCATTTGCACAAAATATGACGGCCAAACAGCAATACGCTGCAGACAGCAAGCGCGCCACGCAAAGATACAATGACGATAAAAGACTGTGTGCTGATGCTGGCAGTTCCTCAGCCAGAATGCAGTGTCTGCGTGATGCCAAGGCTGAATACAATACAGCGCTGGCCGTCGCCAAACAAAATATGAGCAAACCTGTTGCTGCGCCAGTCAATGCCAGGAACGAACCGGTTTGCCCTGATTGCGGCAAGGTTGTTGCTGTTGCCGTTGTGGATAAGGAAGGTGAGGGCGGTGCCCTTGGTGTGATCGCAGGCGGCGTTGCCGGTGCTTTGCTGGGTAACCAGGTTGGTGGCGGTACAGGGCGTGATTTGGCCACGATAGCCGGTGCTGCCGGTGGTGCGTTGGCCGGGCACAAGATAGAACAAAAAGTGAAGACAACCAAGGTATGGAATGTAACTGTCGCTTTTGATAATGGCAACAAGCAGACCTATTCTTTTGACCATGACCCTGGATTGTTGTCTGGTGATGCAGTCAGAAGTAGTGGTAATTCTGTCGTCAGGCGCTAA